A genomic stretch from Gemmatimonadaceae bacterium includes:
- a CDS encoding alpha-ketoglutarate transporter, whose amino-acid sequence MPAAVPAPEPGSSRQRLRAIFGGSIGNLVEWYDWYVYSAFSLYFAQAFFPPASQTAQLLNAAAVFAVGFFMRPVGGWLLGRYA is encoded by the coding sequence ATGCCAGCCGCAGTGCCTGCTCCCGAGCCCGGGTCGTCGCGCCAGCGACTGCGCGCCATCTTTGGCGGCTCCATCGGCAATCTGGTGGAATGGTACGACTGGTACGTCTACTCGGCGTTCTCGTTGTACTTCGCCCAGGCGTTCTTTCCGCCGGCCAGCCAGACCGCGCAGCTCTTGAATGCCGCGGCCGTGTTCGCGGTGGGCTTCTTCATGCGGCCGGTGGGCGGGTGGTTGTTGGGGCGGTACGCC
- the argF gene encoding ornithine carbamoyltransferase has product MSLRPHRDFLNISDFSAHETFALCAMAERMRSREYDRKPLAGMALAMIFMKSSTRTRVSFEVGATQLGATAHFLSPRDVHIGRGEPIEDTARVLSRYVDGIMIRTYAHADVERLAEYSGVPVINGLTDLSHPCQVLADVLTMRQYLGDVRGHTVAWIGDGNNMANSWIEAAAHLGFALRLACPEGYDPDAGFLAKAASADVRLLRDPREAVEGADVVTTDVWASMGQEEEHKLRAKAFAYFQVNAALMARAASHAIFLHCLPAHRGEEVSAEVIDGAQSAVWDEAENRLHIQKAIMAVLMGREVLC; this is encoded by the coding sequence ATGTCCCTGCGCCCCCATCGAGACTTCCTCAACATCAGCGACTTCTCCGCGCATGAGACGTTCGCGCTCTGTGCCATGGCCGAGCGCATGCGATCCCGGGAGTACGATCGCAAGCCGCTGGCCGGCATGGCGTTGGCGATGATCTTCATGAAGTCGTCCACCAGAACTCGCGTTTCGTTCGAGGTGGGTGCCACGCAGCTCGGTGCCACCGCGCACTTTCTCTCGCCGCGCGACGTGCATATCGGGCGCGGTGAACCCATCGAAGACACGGCGCGGGTCCTGTCGCGCTATGTCGATGGCATCATGATCCGCACCTACGCGCACGCCGACGTCGAGCGTCTGGCGGAGTACTCCGGCGTTCCCGTGATCAACGGCCTCACAGACCTGTCGCATCCCTGTCAGGTGCTGGCCGACGTGCTCACCATGCGGCAGTACCTCGGCGACGTGCGAGGGCACACCGTGGCCTGGATTGGCGATGGCAACAACATGGCCAACTCCTGGATTGAGGCGGCCGCGCACCTGGGGTTTGCGCTGCGGCTGGCATGCCCGGAAGGCTACGACCCTGACGCGGGGTTTCTGGCCAAGGCCGCGTCGGCCGACGTGCGGTTGCTGCGCGACCCGCGCGAGGCCGTTGAGGGCGCCGACGTCGTCACCACCGACGTCTGGGCGTCGATGGGACAGGAGGAGGAACACAAGCTCCGCGCGAAGGCGTTTGCCTACTTTCAGGTGAACGCGGCGCTCATGGCACGCGCCGCGTCACACGCCATCTTCCTGCATTGTCTCCCGGCCCATCGCGGCGAGGAAGTGTCGGCGGAGGTGATCGACGGCGCGCAGAGTGCGGTATGGGATGAAGCGGAGAACCGTCTGCACATCCAGAAGGCGATCATGGCCGTCCTCATGGGACGAGAGGTCCTCTGCTGA
- the bcp gene encoding thioredoxin-dependent thiol peroxidase, translated as MRPTAGSQAPDFTVLTDTGESLTLSSLRGRPVVLYFYPKDDTSGCTTQACEFRDLFPRFATSGAVILGVSPDPVKSHVKFKAKYDLPFTLLADTEKAIAMAYDVWKEKSMYGRKYMGVERTTFVIDAKGQIAKVFEKVIPAGHAAAVQKVLDGL; from the coding sequence ATGCGTCCAACTGCTGGTTCTCAGGCACCCGATTTCACCGTGCTCACCGACACCGGAGAGTCACTGACGCTGTCGTCACTCCGCGGTCGACCCGTGGTGCTGTACTTCTATCCCAAGGACGACACCTCCGGGTGCACCACCCAGGCGTGCGAATTCCGCGACCTCTTTCCGCGCTTCGCCACCAGCGGGGCCGTCATCCTCGGTGTCAGCCCAGACCCGGTCAAGTCGCACGTCAAATTCAAGGCGAAATACGACCTGCCGTTCACCCTGTTGGCCGACACGGAAAAGGCCATCGCCATGGCCTACGACGTGTGGAAGGAGAAATCCATGTATGGCCGCAAGTACATGGGTGTCGAACGCACCACGTTCGTCATCGACGCCAAGGGGCAGATCGCCAAGGTCTTCGAGAAGGTGATCCCGGCCGGCCACGCGGCGGCGGTTCAAAAGGTCCTCGACGGGCTCTGA
- the gcvT gene encoding glycine cleavage system aminomethyltransferase GcvT → MTATAAGALKRTPLHDVHVALGAKIVPFAGYEMPVQYPQGITAEHKAVREACGMFDVSHMGEVLVRGPDAIRFVSSVTSNDVAALAIGQIQYSTLLRADGTIVDDLLVYRFADQLMLVINASNRDKDIAHLRANIFEYECTMTDISDSIALLAIQGPDAAGVVQSLADVPLGDVKYYRFTEGRVAGVPCTISRTGYTGEDGFELYFDATKAVSVWNAVMATGKVTPTGLGARDSLRLEAGLCLYGHELNDQVTPIEAGLNWIVKLGKAETFVGRDVLARQHNEGTDRRLVGFTIDERAIPRQGYPVTYGGMPFGEVCSGIMSPTLGVPVGTCYLPSAAAVVGTQFEIEIRGKKLPARVVKLPFYKRPAKA, encoded by the coding sequence ATGACTGCTACTGCTGCCGGCGCACTCAAGCGCACCCCGCTTCACGATGTCCACGTCGCGCTCGGCGCGAAGATCGTCCCCTTCGCCGGCTACGAGATGCCGGTGCAATACCCCCAGGGGATCACCGCTGAACACAAGGCTGTGCGCGAGGCGTGCGGCATGTTCGACGTCTCACACATGGGCGAAGTGCTGGTGCGTGGCCCTGACGCCATTCGGTTCGTGTCATCGGTAACCAGCAACGACGTGGCGGCGCTGGCCATCGGACAGATCCAGTACTCCACGTTGCTGCGGGCCGACGGCACTATCGTCGATGATTTGCTGGTCTATCGGTTTGCCGATCAGCTCATGCTGGTGATCAACGCCAGCAACCGGGACAAGGATATTGCGCACCTGCGAGCCAATATCTTCGAATATGAATGCACCATGACCGATATCAGCGACAGTATTGCGTTGCTGGCCATTCAAGGGCCCGACGCGGCGGGTGTGGTGCAGTCGTTGGCCGACGTGCCGCTGGGTGACGTGAAGTACTACCGCTTCACCGAGGGTCGTGTGGCCGGCGTGCCCTGCACGATTTCGCGCACCGGATACACCGGGGAGGATGGGTTCGAGCTGTACTTCGATGCGACCAAGGCCGTGTCGGTGTGGAACGCCGTCATGGCCACCGGCAAGGTGACGCCAACGGGACTCGGCGCGCGCGATTCGCTGCGTTTGGAAGCGGGGTTGTGCCTGTACGGCCATGAACTCAACGATCAGGTCACGCCAATCGAAGCGGGACTCAATTGGATCGTGAAGCTCGGCAAGGCCGAGACGTTTGTCGGTCGCGATGTGCTGGCGCGGCAGCACAACGAAGGGACCGATCGTCGCCTGGTGGGTTTCACCATCGATGAGCGGGCCATCCCGCGGCAAGGCTATCCCGTCACCTACGGCGGCATGCCGTTCGGTGAAGTGTGCAGCGGCATCATGAGTCCCACGCTGGGTGTGCCGGTCGGCACCTGCTATCTGCCCAGCGCGGCGGCCGTCGTCGGGACGCAGTTCGAAATTGAAATCCGTGGCAAGAAACTGCCGGCCCGGGTGGTGAAGCTGCCGTTCTACAAGCGACCGGCCAAGGCATGA
- a CDS encoding sigma-54-dependent Fis family transcriptional regulator, with translation MTARTRAASTRRGGSGDDAPSVVAILMSDVEPAVRLNAALEALGFSVVTISPMDDVRGDLRRASPDLLVLTGALLDSANIALVRQQLWDSIPVVGLTDVSDPAMQDRLRDIGYAETWPKPIVLDDVVDGIRRRIERQRLAELTGLVGESEPIREVLVKVEQIAPVSSTVLIEGESGTGKELVARAIHRLGPRRAKPFIAVNVGALPETLLESELFGHEKGAFTGAAERRLGRFELADAGTLFLDEIGDVPPSTQVKLLRVLEEREVTRVGGVQAIPIDVRVVAATNRPLREHVEEGGFRADLYYRLNVLRIYLPPLRERRDDIPLLVRRFVSEFSRQHDRPFHGIAAEAMASLVEYPWPGNVRELRNLIESMVVLAHGREIVADDIPRAIRDGGGRRLPVHIGPLVREGERAQGREFEFIVRSLVELKLQVEELRRRMDVEGRASTPAWVGEVRSPAVGASVYGDVSAPMGLVRGIEPRDQEVAPTVITLGPGMTMAEIERVAILAALRDSSGNRRKAAERLGIGERTLYRKLREYDVDVDIDEGEGDGALDAG, from the coding sequence ATGACCGCGCGCACGCGCGCCGCCTCGACGCGGCGTGGGGGAAGCGGCGACGACGCGCCCAGCGTCGTCGCCATTCTCATGAGCGACGTCGAACCGGCCGTGCGGCTCAATGCTGCGCTCGAGGCGCTGGGGTTTTCCGTGGTGACCATCTCGCCGATGGATGATGTGCGCGGTGATTTGCGTCGCGCCTCGCCGGACTTGCTGGTGCTCACCGGGGCGTTGCTTGATTCCGCCAACATCGCGCTGGTGCGTCAGCAACTGTGGGACAGCATTCCCGTGGTCGGTCTCACCGATGTGTCCGATCCGGCGATGCAGGATCGACTGCGCGACATCGGATACGCGGAGACATGGCCCAAGCCCATCGTGCTGGACGACGTGGTGGACGGCATTCGCCGCCGCATCGAGCGCCAGCGATTGGCCGAGTTGACCGGACTGGTGGGGGAGTCCGAGCCGATCCGTGAAGTGTTGGTAAAGGTGGAACAGATCGCACCGGTGTCGAGCACGGTGTTGATCGAAGGGGAGAGTGGTACCGGCAAGGAACTGGTGGCACGCGCCATTCATCGGCTGGGGCCTCGCCGTGCCAAACCGTTCATCGCGGTGAACGTGGGCGCGTTGCCCGAGACGTTATTGGAAAGCGAGTTGTTCGGGCACGAGAAAGGCGCCTTCACGGGGGCGGCGGAGCGGCGACTTGGACGTTTCGAGTTGGCGGACGCCGGTACCTTGTTCCTCGACGAAATCGGCGATGTGCCGCCCAGCACCCAGGTCAAGCTGCTGCGGGTGCTTGAGGAACGTGAAGTGACGCGTGTGGGCGGTGTGCAGGCAATTCCCATCGACGTCCGCGTCGTGGCGGCCACCAACCGACCGTTGCGCGAGCATGTGGAGGAAGGCGGCTTTCGCGCCGACTTGTACTATCGCCTCAACGTGCTGCGCATTTATCTGCCGCCGTTGCGCGAGCGACGGGACGATATCCCGCTGCTGGTGCGGCGCTTTGTGTCGGAATTTTCACGCCAGCATGATCGGCCGTTTCACGGCATCGCGGCCGAAGCCATGGCTTCGCTGGTGGAGTACCCGTGGCCCGGAAACGTGCGCGAATTGCGCAACCTCATCGAAAGCATGGTGGTGTTGGCGCATGGCCGGGAAATCGTGGCGGATGACATTCCCCGCGCGATTCGTGACGGTGGCGGGCGCCGATTGCCGGTGCACATTGGCCCGCTGGTGCGCGAGGGGGAGCGGGCTCAGGGACGCGAGTTCGAGTTCATCGTCCGTTCGCTGGTCGAACTCAAGTTACAGGTGGAGGAGTTGCGTCGTCGAATGGATGTGGAAGGGCGTGCGTCGACGCCGGCGTGGGTCGGGGAAGTCCGATCGCCGGCCGTTGGCGCGTCCGTGTACGGCGACGTGTCGGCACCGATGGGTTTGGTTCGCGGCATCGAGCCGCGCGACCAGGAAGTTGCGCCAACGGTGATCACTCTGGGACCGGGGATGACGATGGCCGAAATCGAGCGCGTGGCCATCCTGGCGGCTCTTCGGGATTCTTCCGGAAATCGTCGGAAAGCCGCCGAACGGTTGGGGATTGGCGAGCGCACGCTGTACCGGAAGCTGCGCGAGTACGACGTTGATGTGGATATCGACGAAGGGGAGGGCGATGGCGCCCTCGACGCAGGTTGA